The proteins below are encoded in one region of Paraburkholderia phenazinium:
- a CDS encoding UDP-N-acetylmuramate--alanine ligase, translating to MVRKSHFDPQRVREEIAIAAARMIAEDGLDYSTAKRKAARQVVGETRVAGEWLPDNDQIEEEIREYQSLFQGDSQPVVLRRLRGVALDWMQRLAPFNPYLTGAVLNGTAGEHSDVYLQAFCDNPKDVAIYFLNANVQYDVSETRHFAGRGYVETLSFLWRPERATPGDEPVGIHVALYGTDDLRGAVRADARGRHARASVQAVQALLDKDGITSPNN from the coding sequence ATGGTTCGCAAATCACATTTCGATCCGCAGCGGGTGCGCGAGGAAATCGCCATCGCCGCTGCGCGGATGATCGCCGAGGACGGTCTGGACTACTCGACGGCCAAGCGCAAAGCTGCGCGGCAAGTCGTCGGGGAGACACGTGTCGCCGGTGAATGGCTGCCGGATAACGACCAGATCGAGGAAGAAATCCGCGAATACCAGTCGCTTTTTCAGGGCGACAGCCAGCCAGTGGTGCTGCGCCGCTTGCGCGGCGTAGCGCTGGACTGGATGCAGCGGCTCGCCCCATTCAATCCCTATCTGACCGGCGCGGTGCTCAATGGCACCGCGGGCGAGCATTCGGATGTCTATCTGCAGGCGTTCTGCGACAACCCGAAAGACGTCGCGATCTATTTCCTTAATGCCAACGTGCAATACGACGTGTCCGAGACGCGCCATTTCGCGGGCCGCGGCTACGTCGAAACGCTGAGTTTCCTGTGGCGCCCCGAGCGGGCAACGCCTGGCGACGAGCCGGTCGGCATCCATGTGGCGCTTTACGGCACTGACGACTTGCGCGGCGCGGTGCGTGCCGATGCGCGCGGCCGCCACGCCCGCGCGAGCGTGCAGGCCGTGCAGGCGTTGCTCGATAAAGACGGCATCACCTCCCCCAATAATTGA
- the aroQ gene encoding type II 3-dehydroquinate dehydratase, with translation MTRLLVLHGPNLNLLGTREPEVYGHVTLPQIDQALADRATDAGVELASFQSNHEGALVDRIQSARIEKTDFILINPAAYTHTSVAVRDALAGVGIPFVEIHLSNVHRREPFRHHSYFSDQAEGVICGLGWKGYLYALEFALDRLAAGSSRG, from the coding sequence ATGACGCGACTGCTGGTACTGCACGGACCTAACCTCAATCTTCTCGGTACCCGGGAACCGGAGGTCTATGGTCACGTGACGCTGCCGCAGATCGATCAGGCGCTGGCCGACCGTGCAACGGACGCCGGTGTCGAACTCGCGTCGTTCCAGAGCAATCATGAAGGCGCCCTGGTCGATCGCATCCAGTCCGCACGGATCGAAAAAACCGATTTCATTCTGATCAATCCCGCCGCGTACACGCACACCAGCGTGGCGGTTCGGGACGCACTGGCGGGGGTCGGCATCCCGTTCGTCGAGATTCATCTGTCGAACGTGCATCGTCGCGAACCGTTCCGGCATCACTCGTATTTCTCCGACCAGGCCGAGGGCGTCATTTGCGGCCTCGGCTGGAAGGGATATCTGTACGCGCTCGAATTCGCGCTGGACCGGCTCGCCGCCGGCTCGTCGCGCGGCTGA
- a CDS encoding TlpA family protein disulfide reductase, whose translation MKTKLIVASAFVALIAAGAGVFAGHSALNAGGMEVAEAAQPAPQNAVAQLWAAPVTNADGKPQSLSLLKGHPVVVNFWASWCGPCVEEMPSLAQLHREYAKKGIEFVGLGVDSDKNVKAFLQKVPVDYPVYVIGFGGADLARAFGNNAGGLPFTVVIDAKGNVRSTKLGQIQPDELKHTLDTL comes from the coding sequence ATGAAGACCAAGTTGATTGTGGCAAGTGCGTTCGTAGCGTTAATCGCAGCAGGCGCGGGCGTATTCGCGGGCCACAGCGCGCTCAACGCAGGCGGGATGGAAGTCGCGGAGGCCGCCCAGCCGGCCCCACAAAACGCCGTCGCACAGTTGTGGGCCGCTCCCGTCACCAATGCAGATGGCAAACCGCAGTCGCTCAGCCTGCTCAAGGGACACCCGGTGGTGGTCAACTTCTGGGCCTCGTGGTGTGGCCCGTGCGTGGAAGAGATGCCGTCGCTCGCCCAGCTGCATCGCGAATACGCGAAAAAAGGCATCGAGTTCGTCGGACTTGGCGTCGATTCGGACAAAAACGTGAAAGCGTTTCTGCAGAAGGTGCCGGTGGACTACCCCGTCTATGTGATCGGCTTTGGCGGTGCGGACCTCGCCCGGGCCTTCGGCAATAATGCGGGCGGCTTGCCGTTCACCGTCGTGATCGACGCAAAAGGCAACGTTCGCTCGACAAAATTAGGGCAAATCCAGCCGGACGAGCTGAAACACACCCTCGACACGCTCTGA